One region of Exiguobacterium acetylicum genomic DNA includes:
- a CDS encoding NAD-dependent epimerase/dehydratase family protein, whose amino-acid sequence MKKVLVIGENSYVGKNFRSLVDTRYNQSIDLKMISVRDETWRNIDFSVFHSIIYLASIVHLNERKQNTQLYYRINSELPYEIAKKAKKEKVGQFIYISSIAVYGLDTGVIKENTPLLPKSLYGKSKLLGEKNIKQLVNEDFKVLIVRPPMIFGKDAPGNLIKLLNMVYKTRFFLNIDNQRSMIYIEEFCEYLVQYVLFDVKGLSFPQSLHYYSTKEIILIFSKIKRTKINFIYIPIFLKNKLVKLPILSKIFGNLIIEIDENFESNNKEFLNLSLNKKIKRTLE is encoded by the coding sequence TTGAAAAAAGTATTGGTAATTGGAGAAAATTCATATGTCGGGAAAAATTTCAGATCATTAGTTGATACAAGATACAACCAAAGTATTGATTTAAAAATGATTAGTGTAAGAGATGAAACATGGAGAAACATTGACTTTTCTGTGTTCCATTCAATTATCTATTTAGCATCAATCGTTCATTTAAACGAAAGAAAACAGAATACACAATTATATTATCGTATTAATAGTGAACTTCCATACGAAATTGCTAAAAAAGCTAAGAAAGAAAAAGTTGGTCAGTTTATTTATATTAGTAGCATTGCAGTTTATGGTTTAGATACTGGTGTAATAAAAGAAAATACACCATTACTTCCTAAAAGTTTATATGGTAAATCTAAGCTACTCGGTGAAAAAAATATTAAACAATTGGTAAATGAAGATTTTAAAGTTCTAATAGTAAGACCACCTATGATATTTGGAAAAGATGCTCCAGGAAATCTAATTAAACTACTAAACATGGTTTATAAAACAAGATTTTTTCTTAATATTGATAATCAAAGAAGTATGATATACATTGAAGAATTTTGTGAGTATCTTGTTCAGTATGTGTTGTTTGATGTTAAAGGATTGAGCTTTCCTCAAAGTTTACACTACTATAGTACCAAAGAAATTATCCTGATTTTTAGTAAAATTAAAAGAACAAAAATAAATTTTATTTATATACCGATTTTTTTAAAAAATAAACTTGTCAAGCTGCCTATTTTAAGTAAAATTTTTGGAAACTTGATAATAGAAATTGATGAAAATTTTGAATCTAACAATAAAGAATTCCTAAATTTGTCATTAAACAAAAAAATAAAAAGAACATTAGAATAG
- a CDS encoding sugar transferase, which yields MSYMMFKRLLGFMLALITCIILIPVFFLIMVAIKLESKGPIFFKQKRVGLNKSHFNILKFRTMYIETPKDMPTHLLADPDVYITRVGKVLRKTSLDELPQLFNIIKGEMSFVGPRPALWNQFDLIDERDKYGANNTLPGLTGWAQISGRDELDIYSKAKLDGEYMKNINFWVDCKCIFSTAISVIKSEGVSEGGPSLKQNINTKR from the coding sequence ATGAGTTATATGATGTTTAAGCGGTTGTTAGGATTTATGTTGGCATTAATAACGTGTATCATATTAATTCCAGTATTTTTTTTAATTATGGTAGCGATCAAACTTGAATCAAAGGGACCTATTTTTTTCAAGCAAAAGCGGGTGGGCTTAAATAAAAGTCACTTTAATATTTTAAAGTTCCGGACAATGTATATTGAAACACCAAAAGATATGCCTACCCATTTGCTGGCTGATCCAGATGTCTACATCACACGCGTTGGTAAAGTACTACGTAAAACAAGTTTAGATGAGTTACCTCAACTATTTAATATTATTAAAGGTGAGATGAGTTTTGTTGGACCAAGACCGGCATTGTGGAATCAATTTGATTTGATTGATGAACGAGATAAGTACGGTGCAAACAATACACTACCAGGTCTAACTGGCTGGGCACAAATAAGTGGACGAGATGAATTAGATATTTACTCAAAAGCAAAATTAGATGGTGAGTACATGAAAAATATAAATTTTTGGGTAGACTGTAAGTGTATTTTTTCAACGGCAATAAGTGTAATAAAAAGTGAAGGAGTATCTGAAGGGGGTCCTTCTCTTAAACAAAATATCAATACTAAGAGGTGA